A DNA window from Halococcus saccharolyticus DSM 5350 contains the following coding sequences:
- a CDS encoding ArdC-like ssDNA-binding domain-containing protein: MATTQTTTDAADFGEKDTRKDDMREATEEFVEDLIDEASSASESETLKEFLDAQSAFHNYSYRNTLLIKMQCPHATRVAGYRTWQDDFDRQVQSGEEAIYILYPHTAEHTCPECGNTPDYHDSIGCEYDDTDPEEWDSGIVTWRTGSVFDVSQTEGEPLPELPTDAEGEADDLLDAMLTAADALVSSVEIVDADEWTRGSTKGVCDTAEQTIEVKDRANAAVAGTLAHELAHALLHQGNETDDRKERELEAEAVAYVVGRHFGLDVSGSGFYLAAWENDDAEEIRGHLSRIATTSSTIIDAIAAEIE; this comes from the coding sequence ATGGCAACGACGCAAACCACCACGGACGCGGCGGATTTCGGGGAAAAGGACACGCGCAAAGACGATATGCGGGAAGCGACCGAGGAGTTCGTCGAGGACCTCATCGACGAGGCCAGTTCCGCGAGCGAGAGCGAGACGCTGAAAGAGTTTCTCGACGCGCAGAGCGCGTTTCACAATTACAGCTACCGGAACACGCTGCTCATCAAAATGCAGTGCCCGCACGCGACCCGAGTCGCCGGGTATCGGACGTGGCAAGACGACTTTGATCGGCAGGTTCAGTCGGGCGAGGAGGCGATTTATATCCTGTATCCGCACACTGCCGAGCATACGTGCCCGGAGTGCGGGAACACGCCGGACTATCACGATAGTATCGGGTGCGAGTACGACGACACCGACCCCGAGGAGTGGGATAGCGGGATCGTGACGTGGCGGACGGGTTCGGTGTTCGACGTCTCACAGACCGAGGGCGAGCCGCTGCCGGAGCTTCCGACCGACGCCGAGGGCGAGGCTGACGACCTACTCGACGCCATGCTCACGGCGGCAGACGCCCTCGTGAGTAGTGTCGAGATCGTCGACGCCGACGAGTGGACGCGCGGCAGCACGAAAGGCGTGTGCGACACCGCCGAGCAGACGATCGAGGTCAAAGACCGCGCGAACGCCGCCGTCGCCGGGACGCTCGCCCACGAGCTCGCCCACGCGCTGCTACATCAGGGCAACGAGACGGACGACCGGAAAGAGCGAGAGCTAGAAGCCGAGGCAGTCGCCTACGTGGTCGGTCGCCACTTTGGGCTTGACGTCAGCGGGTCGGGCTTCTATCTCGCGGCGTGGGAGAACGACGACGCCGAGGAGATTCGGGGCCACCTCAGTCGGATCGCCACGACGTCGAGCACGATCATCGACGCGATCGCCGCCGAGATCGAGTAA
- a CDS encoding amphi-Trp domain-containing protein has translation MPEEVLFKSESDQSQEEIAAYLRRVADKLEQGDAITLKSGSESVTMEPPARPTFEVKAEREGPTNGPGELSIEFELEWDENGSEGDGEGGQLEIE, from the coding sequence ATGCCTGAAGAAGTCCTGTTCAAATCGGAAAGCGATCAGAGTCAGGAAGAGATCGCAGCATACCTTCGCCGTGTAGCCGATAAGTTGGAACAAGGGGATGCGATCACACTCAAATCGGGATCCGAGTCCGTGACGATGGAGCCGCCAGCTCGCCCGACGTTCGAGGTCAAAGCCGAGCGTGAGGGACCGACGAATGGGCCCGGTGAATTAAGTATCGAGTTCGAACTCGAATGGGACGAGAACGGCAGTGAGGGAGATGGGGAAGGTGGCCAACTAGAAATCGAGTAA
- a CDS encoding potassium channel family protein, with protein sequence MVATYPILSLLVIFALSLLIVRIGSIALEMTGLSPDISSFQAASAFSGAGYTTDEAERTVATTGRRKTVKALIRLGSIGLLGAISSLILSFTRTGGENLLNLLYILGGAGVIILFARSQWFNRLVTPLIEWGLGKTTELEVTDYAQLLGLQREYRVAEVEINTSDWLAEKTITELDLPSEGVLILGIRRDDSYIGAPQPDVETKPGDTLVLYGKQDRLKELSDRLTGDTMARGDAVEDHEETLEEQKQLIEQ encoded by the coding sequence ATGGTTGCCACGTATCCAATACTGTCACTACTGGTCATCTTCGCGCTCTCATTGTTGATTGTGCGTATTGGCTCGATCGCGCTGGAGATGACAGGCCTCTCTCCAGATATATCCTCCTTCCAAGCCGCATCAGCATTCTCTGGAGCGGGATACACGACCGATGAGGCCGAACGGACTGTCGCCACGACAGGCCGCCGCAAAACTGTGAAGGCGCTCATTCGCCTTGGCAGTATTGGACTCCTCGGTGCGATTTCGTCGCTTATCCTTTCGTTCACGCGTACTGGTGGCGAAAACCTGTTGAACTTACTGTATATTCTCGGTGGTGCCGGTGTAATCATTCTGTTCGCACGGAGTCAGTGGTTCAACCGCCTCGTTACGCCACTCATTGAGTGGGGGCTTGGTAAGACGACAGAGTTGGAGGTCACGGATTACGCCCAATTACTCGGGTTGCAGCGCGAGTATCGTGTAGCGGAGGTGGAAATCAACACGAGTGATTGGCTGGCAGAGAAGACGATCACCGAATTGGATTTACCGAGCGAAGGTGTGTTAATACTCGGCATCCGCCGAGATGACTCATACATTGGTGCGCCGCAACCAGATGTGGAGACGAAACCGGGGGACACGCTTGTCCTCTACGGGAAACAAGACCGTCTCAAAGAATTGTCAGACCGTCTCACTGGAGATACAATGGCTCGGGGAGATGCTGTTGAAGACCACGAAGAAACGCTCGAAGAGCAAAAACAGCTCATTGAACAATAA
- a CDS encoding helix-hairpin-helix domain-containing protein yields the protein MSTEPEQQEQEPLPIQHVQTVEVRQKTGTDEYRATITEAVKAAGLDEGATFQFKPHEIEELGVIPALGAAADEDAPRDRYTRTATTDGKASIRIALPKEVVEALESHTEGEHDEEHPLVIDVFAGERMIALAPAGGFDVPIEALPEDPDRVVDDSRDVLRLTPVQTARPRVRGSDEDGQSRMTVLTATTAIRAAGLASEVDDPHSVSYHPEAAESLGGLIPAVGYRRQAGAADPEYAVYREHGRGDDVPYEGYSVTLPAEMVEALGISVDELEGLSRRERPEITVYAAEGMLGFKTPIVRKIPVERDRTSELTDVAGIGEAVADRLRERGYSSPEDLVGITREELLEIEGLSSTRVDRVLDDLSARSGES from the coding sequence ATGAGCACAGAACCAGAGCAGCAGGAGCAAGAACCGCTACCGATCCAGCACGTTCAGACCGTTGAGGTCCGGCAGAAAACGGGAACGGACGAATACCGAGCCACCATCACGGAGGCGGTGAAAGCCGCCGGACTCGACGAGGGTGCAACGTTCCAGTTCAAGCCTCACGAGATCGAGGAGCTCGGCGTGATCCCGGCACTCGGGGCGGCGGCAGACGAGGACGCCCCGCGTGACCGGTACACTCGAACGGCGACGACCGACGGAAAAGCCTCAATTCGGATCGCACTGCCGAAGGAGGTGGTCGAAGCGCTTGAATCCCATACCGAGGGCGAGCACGACGAGGAGCATCCGCTGGTAATCGACGTGTTTGCGGGCGAGCGGATGATCGCTCTCGCCCCCGCCGGGGGGTTCGACGTTCCGATCGAGGCGCTACCCGAGGACCCCGATCGTGTCGTTGACGACAGTCGCGACGTCCTTCGGCTTACACCCGTCCAGACGGCCCGACCGCGTGTGAGGGGATCGGATGAAGACGGGCAGAGTCGTATGACCGTGCTGACGGCGACGACGGCGATTCGGGCAGCCGGACTCGCCTCGGAGGTTGACGACCCACACTCAGTGAGCTACCACCCCGAGGCCGCCGAGTCACTCGGGGGACTCATCCCAGCAGTCGGCTATCGGCGACAAGCCGGTGCCGCGGATCCTGAGTATGCGGTCTATCGCGAACATGGACGTGGGGATGATGTACCGTATGAGGGGTATTCGGTGACTCTTCCCGCTGAAATGGTTGAGGCTCTTGGTATCTCGGTCGATGAGCTTGAGGGGCTCAGTCGACGCGAGCGGCCTGAGATCACCGTCTATGCAGCGGAGGGGATGCTCGGGTTCAAGACGCCGATCGTCCGCAAAATTCCGGTTGAGCGCGACCGAACGAGCGAGCTCACCGACGTTGCTGGGATCGGCGAGGCTGTCGCCGATCGGCTTCGTGAGCGCGGCTACAGCTCACCCGAGGACCTGGTAGGAATCACTCGCGAGGAGTTGCTCGAGATCGAGGGCCTGTCATCGACTCGTGTCGATAGAGTTCTCGACGACCTCAGTGCGCGCTCAGGAGAATCATGA
- a CDS encoding ParB/RepB/Spo0J family partition protein, with amino-acid sequence MAKDPFYYQLDADFRGTYVRVPTSEHTYEGWAREWHYDQHAILLYDAVRDDGEKVGPVTINEPETVERIESGGPIREIAVDAIAPSPYNAREYDNPDHQQFVKQTRERGHLLTFPAVRPLSEDEYETVGGHKRMEAARRAELDEIAVRVLDLDRWEAARKFVDEHIPIEGGDERGMYGQEEIDHAIARLREAWSDERLRRLTPLTPYLEEKLASTRSEALRQGYLAGHEAD; translated from the coding sequence ATGGCAAAAGACCCGTTCTACTACCAACTCGACGCGGATTTCAGAGGTACGTACGTTCGCGTTCCCACTTCGGAGCACACCTATGAAGGGTGGGCGCGCGAGTGGCATTACGATCAACACGCGATCCTGCTGTACGACGCAGTTCGCGACGACGGGGAGAAAGTCGGCCCGGTCACGATCAACGAACCCGAGACGGTCGAGCGGATTGAGTCAGGCGGCCCCATCCGAGAGATCGCCGTTGATGCGATCGCCCCCTCACCGTACAACGCTCGCGAATACGACAACCCGGATCACCAGCAGTTCGTGAAGCAGACGCGCGAGCGCGGCCACCTGTTGACGTTTCCAGCAGTGCGACCGCTTTCGGAGGACGAGTACGAGACGGTCGGCGGTCACAAGCGGATGGAAGCCGCCCGTCGCGCCGAGCTCGACGAGATTGCCGTGCGCGTGCTGGACCTCGACAGATGGGAAGCAGCCCGGAAGTTCGTCGACGAGCATATCCCGATCGAGGGTGGCGACGAGCGCGGAATGTACGGCCAAGAGGAGATCGACCACGCGATTGCCCGCCTTCGTGAAGCGTGGTCCGACGAGCGGCTTCGGAGGCTCACGCCGCTCACCCCGTACTTGGAGGAGAAACTCGCGTCGACGCGCTCGGAAGCGCTGCGTCAGGGCTACCTTGCAGGTCACGAGGCCGATTGA
- a CDS encoding ParA family protein, with product MENGESRAIAIANNKGGVGKTSISINLADRLAKRGHDVLVIDTDPSGNLTEGVGLKDAFQNGTHFGQFLDDDEDEDVGFSDIIVPGEETGLPFDVMPSHEDLAHYQTRIDSKRMSMTWMDEQIVQPLLEQVYDFIVIDTEASPDSLWMDSAIYAAGNVIVPLDDGGESVSGFEMLRDRQIDPIRKHRDVDILALVPNETSNNNELRELIEILEEQYPEYTPSFARIERFDDSVGPGIRDRIQIKRAWKDGIPLSEYEPDHEMIERFDVLADIAERGGVDG from the coding sequence ATGGAAAACGGAGAATCGCGGGCAATCGCGATCGCGAACAATAAGGGCGGTGTCGGAAAGACGTCAATCTCGATCAACCTCGCCGATCGGCTCGCGAAGCGAGGACACGACGTACTCGTAATCGACACCGACCCCTCCGGTAATCTAACCGAGGGAGTCGGGCTCAAGGACGCTTTTCAGAATGGGACTCATTTCGGGCAATTCCTCGATGACGACGAGGACGAAGACGTAGGGTTCAGCGATATAATCGTGCCCGGAGAGGAAACCGGACTCCCGTTTGACGTAATGCCTTCACACGAGGATTTAGCTCACTACCAGACCCGGATCGACAGCAAGCGAATGTCGATGACCTGGATGGACGAGCAAATCGTTCAGCCGCTACTTGAGCAGGTGTACGATTTCATCGTGATCGACACCGAGGCATCCCCGGATTCACTGTGGATGGATTCGGCGATCTACGCTGCCGGAAACGTGATCGTGCCGCTCGACGACGGTGGAGAAAGTGTGAGCGGCTTCGAGATGCTGCGGGACCGGCAGATTGATCCGATTCGGAAGCACCGAGACGTCGATATTCTCGCCCTAGTCCCCAACGAGACGTCGAACAACAACGAACTACGAGAACTCATCGAGATCTTAGAGGAGCAGTACCCGGAATACACGCCCTCCTTTGCCCGTATAGAGCGGTTCGATGATAGTGTCGGCCCCGGCATTCGTGATCGCATCCAGATCAAACGAGCGTGGAAAGACGGGATTCCACTCTCAGAGTACGAGCCCGACCACGAGATGATCGAGCGGTTCGACGTTCTCGCCGATATTGCCGAGCGGGGTGGTGTCGATGGGTAA
- a CDS encoding pro-sigmaK processing inhibitor BofA family protein produces MVDGFTLGVLAIAVVALVFARQILGSLKMLAANAVGGVLTIMVASWFGFGVALTPTTLLITALAGVPGAILVLLLAYGGVAFVPPGAGEAGSILVDQAAQNLDRLLSAFGEVVDFVDESSSSNGTAVPTTEGPSPG; encoded by the coding sequence ATGGTCGACGGCTTCACACTCGGAGTGCTCGCGATCGCGGTCGTTGCCCTGGTTTTCGCGCGGCAGATACTCGGGTCGCTCAAAATGCTTGCAGCGAACGCGGTCGGCGGCGTTCTCACGATCATGGTCGCCAGTTGGTTCGGCTTTGGTGTTGCGCTCACCCCCACGACGCTGCTGATTACCGCCCTCGCAGGCGTTCCCGGCGCGATACTGGTTCTGTTGCTCGCCTACGGCGGGGTCGCGTTCGTCCCGCCGGGTGCCGGAGAAGCAGGGAGTATCCTCGTCGATCAAGCGGCTCAGAATCTCGATCGGCTTCTCAGTGCGTTCGGTGAGGTCGTCGACTTTGTGGACGAGAGTAGTAGCAGTAACGGGACCGCTGTTCCGACGACCGAAGGGCCATCGCCCGGATAA
- a CDS encoding PadR family transcriptional regulator, whose amino-acid sequence MEDLTAFQRDLLYVTAGLENESAPHGLAIKERMDQDYSGEINHGRLYPNLDELVEKGLLEKGTIDNRTNSYSVTNRGRREVQARREWENQHVSVEE is encoded by the coding sequence ATGGAAGATCTGACCGCATTCCAGCGGGATTTACTGTACGTGACAGCAGGATTGGAAAACGAATCGGCTCCGCATGGACTCGCGATCAAAGAAAGGATGGACCAGGACTATTCGGGAGAGATCAACCACGGACGGCTCTACCCGAACCTCGATGAACTCGTCGAGAAGGGACTCCTCGAAAAAGGAACCATCGACAACCGAACGAACTCTTACAGCGTCACTAATCGCGGCCGTCGTGAGGTACAAGCGCGTCGTGAATGGGAAAACCAGCACGTTTCTGTCGAGGAGTGA
- a CDS encoding TRAM domain-containing protein: protein MVEIPDQLSCLFSASVDQSGDSYRIEIPRSELDQGIITPGETYRVAIVSSTPQSDDGVTRRQPDTTSSSESGSSDSSQQSPPVEPGDIREVTIDSLGDQGDGIAKIDRGYVVIVPGTRPDDEVTIEIEQAKENVAFARVRDEMSGTADSGTDDFDDSFAEETLGEPE from the coding sequence ATGGTTGAGATTCCCGACCAGCTGTCGTGTCTGTTCAGTGCGTCAGTCGACCAGTCTGGTGACTCCTACAGGATCGAGATTCCCCGGTCCGAACTCGATCAGGGAATAATCACCCCTGGCGAAACCTACCGCGTAGCGATCGTCTCGAGTACTCCTCAATCTGACGATGGTGTGACTCGACGGCAACCGGATACTACTTCGTCGTCAGAGTCGGGTTCGAGTGACTCCAGCCAACAGTCACCACCGGTCGAACCGGGCGACATCCGCGAGGTGACGATCGACTCACTTGGTGATCAAGGCGACGGAATCGCGAAAATCGACCGAGGGTATGTCGTGATCGTGCCTGGGACGCGCCCGGACGATGAGGTGACCATCGAGATCGAACAGGCCAAGGAAAACGTGGCGTTCGCGCGGGTTCGCGACGAGATGTCGGGTACCGCTGACTCCGGAACGGACGATTTCGACGATTCGTTCGCCGAAGAGACACTCGGCGAACCCGAGTGA
- a CDS encoding non-histone chromosomal MC1 family protein, with product MAREVDDERNFALREESGEETSVFTGKMPHQAALKAARKLDPSESEDAAPREEFRLRERGTHKLHIYEGWAWREDAPNDGPEWMPETITEANVSKQRIEHLEEL from the coding sequence ATGGCAAGAGAGGTGGATGACGAGCGGAACTTCGCACTGCGCGAGGAGAGTGGTGAGGAAACCAGCGTGTTCACGGGGAAAATGCCTCACCAAGCAGCGTTGAAGGCTGCCCGAAAACTCGACCCCAGCGAAAGCGAGGACGCAGCACCCAGAGAGGAGTTCCGCCTCCGCGAACGGGGGACGCACAAACTTCACATCTACGAGGGGTGGGCGTGGCGTGAGGACGCTCCCAACGACGGTCCAGAGTGGATGCCCGAAACGATCACAGAAGCGAACGTCTCGAAACAACGAATCGAACACCTCGAAGAACTGTAG
- a CDS encoding DUF7563 family protein: MPECENCGSFVTEQYVRVFAPSEMTTVRVCPECPDMIREKGGVREAKSQRNN, from the coding sequence ATGCCTGAGTGTGAGAACTGCGGGAGTTTCGTGACCGAGCAGTACGTGCGGGTTTTTGCTCCGTCCGAGATGACGACTGTGCGCGTGTGTCCAGAGTGTCCGGACATGATCCGTGAGAAGGGTGGCGTTCGAGAGGCGAAGTCCCAACGGAACAACTGA